ATATACTAAGATTCTGTAGGTGGAATTGCATCCTTCAAGTTACAATCCACATCACTGGCTGCACCCGAAGAGCTGCAGAACAGAGGTTCAGTTATTCTTGGAAGAACAGGTCCATCAATAACCAGTTCAGGCTCAGATGGAATAGCCTCTCTCTCAAACAGAGTTACTGGTAAGCTGGTCACTGGTGTAGAATCAGAGTCTGCCTTCATGATGCTGGTGACACCACAAGGATTACATAGCTGGGCTTCAATCAACCTTTGAGGAGATCCTTCAGTGGCAAGCTTGTATGCAGATGGAATACCTTCTCTCTCAAACAGGGTTGCCCGAAGGCCACCCATTGGTGCGGACCGTGAGCCTGTCTCTGTAATGTTAACAGCATGACATACAGGCCTCCCATTTAGGTGGGGTGCATCATTCATAGCAAGCTCTGGTACTGCAGCTTTATTAGGAGAAGCAGGTTTTTCAATCCAAATTTTTATTCCAATTGATTCAGCAGACATGATTCCAGGTCCAGTGGTAACAGGACCTTGGTTGTGCTCAAGGTTTGGGCTTCTAACACCATCACGACTCGATTGATTTGACTTAAACTCATCACTTACAGCCTGATGTTGAATTTGAAGCTCAAGATTAACAGTTCCACTGCCAGGAAAATTATCAACAGAAGATGCCGACTGTGGTAATGATTTTGATTGCTTAGTTGCCCCCACATTTCCACAAGGAACTTTTGTTATGGAACCTTCTAATTCTTTCAGTACCTCATATCGTTCAGCAACTTTATCATGCCCCATCTCTTGCATAACGCAGGTAGATTGGCTTCCAAGTCCTGATTCCAGAATTTGTTGTGGTGCAACTCTGTCTCCCAAGGAAGATCCTGTGTTACTCATTGGCAGTTTATCAGTCAAAGTAAGGATATCAGAGACAGGCTGGTTTTGCTGTGGAATTGGAACACTGGAACTGGATTGAAGTTCAGATGGTAGCCTTTGAACTTGTACTAGTGGTGCAAGGTTCTGAACATTGACAGGTTGCTTATCACTTTGCTCTGATGAAGGAACAGGGCCAGGGACCAGAGTTTGAGGATTTGCAACTGATATGGGTATCTCTGTCTTATTATACATTTCTGCTTGTGGAGCCACATCATTTGAGGCTGTGATGGGAGTGAAACTGCCTGGTAAAAACACAACACCCCTCAGATGAGTTTCAGTATCACCTACCTTTACTTTAAGAAGATACCCAGCATCAAATGAGCCCTCAATGACACCAGAAACCACTTGACCCACCATTTTGTCATCAACAGCGCCGGTTGTATGTGCAAACAGTTTTGTTTTCTTCATACTATCAGCTGCAGTCATTGCAGGAATGTTCTCCCCTTGTGCCAGGCTCTCATCCTTGCGAGGACGGCCCCGTTTGCGCTTCAAAGGGGGGTCTGCCAGAGAAGAGCCAGTCCCTTGGCTCTGTGGGTGCATCTTGAAAGTTGATGGAAGATGGCTGATtttatacaaaacacaattttctgtttcaaaaaaaaaaaaaatttcactttACTTTTTGTTATTGAAATCGAGCAAGCAGTTAAAgagtataaaaggaaaaaaaggtATGATCATTGCAAACAATAGCTGATATATAATGAATCAACAGTAATATCATACATATCAAACTGCCTCTATTTGCCTTTTTCAAGTAGGCTTCAGCTCATGGTTCCCAAATTCTCATCTTTCATGTAATCAAAGagatcctttcttttctttttccaaagTATTTAATAAAAAACCACGTTGAAAGGACACAGCCTCATGTTTGCAACTAAGACAAGGACATATGCAGCAAACTCAAATATGCATTTGAGTTGCAACAAAAATCTGGTAGTTATATTTTTTCGGCATATGTGATAAACTTCAAAAATGTGATGTAAGATGGGTTTCCATACAGTGTAATGTGGCCATTTCCGAAGACAATCACTGGTGCTCTTGCTGAAGAACATCATAAAAAACAGCACCAAACAGCTAAATATATTACTCCCTTCAAAACTTCGGGTGTAAGAAACTAGATCCTATCCTTCTTTAATGCCATAGTGCATTGGATAAGCACAATTTTCAATGTCTACCTTGTAGCCATGGTGTGCCATATCTGAACAAAGCGGcaattcataaaaattttaagtattttttaacCTGGATACTGAAGTTCATTGAACTTCCTTGTGGATTCAAAATACACATCTAAAAGAAAAACAATTCATCCAGATGAAAGTATAGGACTATAAGTAATTTCAAAtcaaccttatcaaattttaatcccaAATCTGAATTTGGATTACAGGTCATGTTCTGCCCCATACAGGAAGGAGCATTGAAGAGCAAACAAATTAAGCAAGaaaccaaaagaaaaaaaaaatcaggtgCACGTGGTGAGATGTAATATTATGAGTAGGGCGTGAAATAATGAAGTAGTTTGATATTTGAAAGACAAGTACCCGCAACCACAGCTCCATTATTAAGCAAGACAGAAACATATGGTCCACGCAATAATCACAAAGGATAGCATCAGccattaaattttcaatttagatataCTCATTCTTTACTGTTAATCGAATGTCAACACAAGATCCTAGTTGCAACACCAAGTTCAGGATCAACCAGCTGAATTATCATCAAAATTCACAACCCTAAGCCAGTAAGCCCAAGTTTCCCTCATTAAATTATATGGCAACAAATTGAAGTTGAATGACCCTGATTTTATCCTGTGATCTAATTCAAGAAGATTATTAAACTGTCCAATTTAAAACAGACGACAAGTCTAAGCAAACATAGATTGATAAACcaataaaaaaacaaaagaaagatCTAGTTAGGAAAGAAAAGAAGCCAAACACACTATCACGCAATAAAACCATCCAAATGGGTCAGAAATTCTGGTTTTTTAAAACAAAATCACATTAATATATTAACTCCTCAACATAATTGGGTGGAACAAGATGGTAAAATAAGAAAATGATCAATACAACTTGGGAACGTGTATACACAAACATTGATATTTATACTTGGCatataaacttctttttcttttttggaaTATTCATAGAACGTACAGTTGCATTTCAAATAATTACATTATTTCAAGTGTTTAGAATAATGCAGGAATGAAATTATGTCAGGTTTTCAAATCCATTAGCTTAGTTCCATTAACATGTGAATAGAAAAAGAATCCTGAAGTAGCTTGGAATCTTACTTGCggaaattttggaaattgagctACATCAAAAATCACTTGCAAATGTAATATATTAGGACAACGATGACCTGCCTCAATGATATGAGCAACGCACGAATTGGGTGTTTGGAAGATTTGAATTGGTATATAATGAATTCATAACAGAAATATTCACACATCAAATGCAATAAAAATCGAGATTCAGGAAGACCTATCTAAGAAAGGAGATGATAAGATAAGATTGATTCAAAACTTATCAAAATCTTCATCAACAGTTTGTGAAGAGAGACGATCAGAGGTATTCATCTCAATACATTGTGAGAAGAAAAGAATACAATTCTCAACAAGAATTCAGATCGTGATCAAAGACTAGATTCAAACCATACATATTGCAATCAATTTTATTCTCATAAATCACACATACCTGCCACTGTAACATGCCCTTCGAGAGGATTTCCTGCTTGATGCCATTACCACTTTGGAGGAAGAGGAAAGCAAGAAGAGTCTAACACTATCAATAAGTTTGGAAAAATATagagaggaaagaaaatgggAGGATTAAAAATGAGAGGAAAGAATTTTCATGTTTGGATGGAGCGAAATTGCAAGAAAAATTTTGTTTTCCTTGGTTTGGGAAAGGCAGAAAATGGGAGGCAGTAAAGTTATAATATTGCTCCCCCCACATTTTATATACCatattaagtttaccattctcaataaaattagaaaaaattattatttaatttttttattttaaaaaatatattatttaactcttataaaaatttatattaaactatttaatttatttattaattattttattattatttaattattttatttttataaaattaattaattatttttatattttaaaaaatatattaattaatcttataatttaattttattaattatttaatttcataattatttttataaattattctaattctctcttccttttttttttttacctttttttttgcaACAACACTTTTCTCCTTTAATTTTCTATTTGTTTtaatttgttaataaaaataattcatattgTCTGTAAAA
This Hevea brasiliensis isolate MT/VB/25A 57/8 unplaced genomic scaffold, ASM3005281v1 Scaf287, whole genome shotgun sequence DNA region includes the following protein-coding sequences:
- the LOC110651588 gene encoding uncharacterized protein LOC110651588; the protein is MHPQSQGTGSSLADPPLKRKRGRPRKDESLAQGENIPAMTAADSMKKTKLFAHTTGAVDDKMVGQVVSGVIEGSFDAGYLLKVKVGDTETHLRGVVFLPGSFTPITASNDVAPQAEMYNKTEIPISVANPQTLVPGPVPSSEQSDKQPVNVQNLAPLVQVQRLPSELQSSSSVPIPQQNQPVSDILTLTDKLPMSNTGSSLGDRVAPQQILESGLGSQSTCVMQEMGHDKVAERYEVLKELEGSITKVPCGNVGATKQSKSLPQSASSVDNFPGSGTVNLELQIQHQAVSDEFKSNQSSRDGVRSPNLEHNQGPVTTGPGIMSAESIGIKIWIEKPASPNKAAVPELAMNDAPHLNGRPVCHAVNITETGSRSAPMGGLRATLFEREGIPSAYKLATEGSPQRLIEAQLCNPCGVTSIMKADSDSTPVTSLPVTLFEREAIPSEPELVIDGPVLPRITEPLFCSSSGAASDVDCNLKDAIPPTES